A part of Ptychodera flava strain L36383 chromosome 11, AS_Pfla_20210202, whole genome shotgun sequence genomic DNA contains:
- the LOC139144551 gene encoding LOW QUALITY PROTEIN: G protein-coupled receptor 137Ba-like (The sequence of the model RefSeq protein was modified relative to this genomic sequence to represent the inferred CDS: inserted 1 base in 1 codon), producing MTMTAEEQLSFEDKLESTPSQEPLGPSFLPEVQLGLTAVYTALYGFLFVFIYIQLFLILYYKHKRFSYQTXFLFLCLAWAGLRTTLFSFYFKNCELANDLDVFWYWLLYCCPAVLQFVTLCLLVVYFAQVVFRIHYEAGKYRRQKLILRISVLFAVIVFLAMNLSCAIVISLNKGTTMTTMIETRVVINGLLFVIVAIALSACIWKIARTSSSANVLLEARGTTVCQAATACVFIVLLYVSRAVYNLIAVSPLSVPTFGYMWINVSDQADAVTLEGFKYITFGVVLFVWEFLPTLIVVIFFRVKRPAPSPIITSPGISPCHSYHDSRAYFFDNPRRYDSDDDLSKSNTPRDIHYDIPSLPRTPINNTPADRGYGTITRSSSYPSGQFSGIPGTTPPLLFSSGNVSLSGYAVND from the exons ATGACAATGACAGCCGAGGAACAATTGTCTTTTGAAGATAAATTAGAGAGCACGCCTTCTCAAGAGCCATTGGGTCCCTCTTTCTTGCCCGAAGTTCAACTTGGCTTGACCGCCGTGTACACAGCGCTATATGGTTTTCTGTTTGTGTTCATATACATTCAATTATTTCTCATTCTCTATTACAAACACAAACGGTTCAGCTATCAGA TTTTCTTGTTTCTATGTTTAGCATGGGCAGGACTAAGGACTACGCTGTTTTCATTCTATTTCAAAAACTGTGAACTTGCAAACGATCTCGACGTATTTTGGTATTGGTTGCTCTACTGTTGTCCGGCAGTGTTACAATTTGTCACTCTTTGCCTTTTGGTTGTCTACTTTGCACAG GTGGTGTTCAGAATACATTATGAGGCTGGAAAGTACAGAAGACAGAAGCTGATTCTTCGGATCAGTGTGCTGTTTGCAGTCATTGTGTTCCTAGCCATGAACTTGTCATGTGCCATTGTAATAAGCTTGAACAAGGGCACAACCATGACGACAATGATAGAAACAAGAGTCGTCATAAATGGACTCCTTTTTGTTATAGTAGCAATAGCCTTATCTGcttgtatttggaaaattgcacGTACATCATCATCAGCTAATGTTCTTCTTGAAGCCAGG GGTACAACGGTTTGTCAAGCTGCCACAGCATGTGTCTTTATTGTATTGCTTTATGTTTCAAGAGCCGTATATAATTTAATAGCAGTCAGTCCCCTTTCTGTACCAACATTTGGATATATGTGGATCAATGTATCAGATCAG GCTGATGCAGTGACATTGGAAGGCTTTAAATACATCACTTTTGGAGTGGTTTTATTTGTATGGGAGTTCCTTCCAACACTGATTGTGGTAATATTTTTCAGAGTCAAAAGGCCAGCACCATCACCTATCATT ACATCACCTGGCATCAGTCCATGTCACAGTTACCATGACAGTCGGgcatatttttttgataatccTAGACGCtatgatagtgatgatgatttatcaaaaagtaACACACCAAGAGACAT TCACTACGATATTCCGTCACTTCCAAGAACTCCCATCAACAATACACCAGCTGACAGAGGCTATGGAACAATAACTAGAAGTAGCAGTTATCCATCAGGGCAATTTTCCGGCATACCTGGTACTACACCACCTTTGTTATTCTCATCTGGCAATGTGTCTCTGAGTGGATACGCAGTAAATGATTAG